The sequence below is a genomic window from Rhodanobacteraceae bacterium.
GGCATCTGATCGCCACGCGCGCCTTCGACGTGGTCGCGGTCGAACTCGACGAGCACCGCCACCATTCGCTGATGCGCCCGGACGACTGGCGCAACGTGGACCTGTTCAAGATCGTCAAGGACGGGAAGGCCGGCATGCTGGCCGCCAACCTGGCGCTTGGCGCCTACCAGCGACGCCTGGCGGAGCAGTTCGGGGTGGAACCGGGCGCCGAGCTGAAGGCCGCCTGCGTGGAAGCGGGCGCGCGCGGCACGCCGGTGGAACTGATCGACCGCGATGTCGGCGTGACGCTGAAGCGCGCCTATGCCGCGGTCGGATTCTTCGACAAGCTGAGCATCGTCGGCGGCCTGGTCGCCAGCGCGATCAGCAGCGACGAGATCAGCGAGCAGGATGTCGAGAAGCTCAAGGAAGGCGACATCCTGACCAACACCTTCGACGAGTTCGCGCGCCAGAGCCAGCCGCTGCACCACGCGCTGATCGTCGAGCGCGACCGCTACATGGCCGGGCGATTGCGCCAGGTGAGCAAGCCCGGCCAGCGCGTGCTCGCGGTGGTCGGCGCGGGGCACCTTGCCGGGCTTGCGCGTACGCTCGAAGGCAAGGATGCGGGGGACACCCAATCGCTGGAAACCCTGGCGCAACTGCCGCCGCCCGGGATCTGGCCCAAGCTGATCGGCTATGCGGTGATTGCGCTACTGGTCGGCGGATTCGTCTGGGCCTTCAGCCAGGGCGTCGATGTCGGCCGCGACCTGGTGTCTTTCTACGTGCTGGCCACCGGCGGCTTCGCTGCGCTCGGCGCGCTGCTGGCGGGCGGGCATATCCTGAGCATCCTCGCCGCCTTCCTGTCGGCGCCGCTGACGGTGTTGCACCCGGCGCTGGCCGCGGGCATGTTCAGCGCCGGCGCCGAGGTCTGGATCCGCAAGCCGCGCGTGGCGGATTTCGAGGCGCTGCGCGACGATCTCAAGCAGTGGTCGGGGTGGTGGAAGAACCGCGTCGCGCGCACCCTGCTGGTGTTTTTCCTGACCAATGCCTGCACCGGCATTGGTGTCTATCTGACCGGTATCGAGTTTTTCCGAAGGTTGACCTGATGAGCCTGATGTCCTGGTTTTCCAAGCCGGCGTGGCAGTCGCGCGACGCCGCCAAGCGCGCCGATGGCGTGGCCCATGGCCGCGATGCCGCACTCCTCGCCGAATTGCCGCAGATCGTGCGCAACGACGTGGACGCGCGCGTGCGCCGCGCCGCGCTGGAGCGCATCGACGACCTGACCGTGGTCGCCGACCGCATGAGCAACGACGCCGACGCCGGCATCCGCGAGCGCGCCAAGTCCCGCCTGATCGAGTTGCTCGCCGGCAACGCACCGGTGGCCGAGCGCCGTCGCGCGCTGGGGCTGATCGAGGATGCCGCGCTGCTGGAGCAGATCGCCCGGCGCGCGCCGGAGGCGGAACTGCGCCGCGCGGCGCTGGAGCGCTGCAAGCGCCCTGGCTTCATCGCCGAACGCGTGCTCGAGGATGCGGATGCCGAGCTGCGCCTGGAACTGCTGGCGCGGGTGGAACAGACCGCCACGCTGGAACGCCTGGCGCAGCAGGCGCGCACCCGCGACAAGCGCCTGGCGCGCGCCATCCGCGAGCGCCTGGA
It includes:
- a CDS encoding TraB/GumN family protein, translating into MSAPSSNETATAPYSAFDGQPLIECKVGDIEYTLLGTAHVSKASVDAVRHLIATRAFDVVAVELDEHRHHSLMRPDDWRNVDLFKIVKDGKAGMLAANLALGAYQRRLAEQFGVEPGAELKAACVEAGARGTPVELIDRDVGVTLKRAYAAVGFFDKLSIVGGLVASAISSDEISEQDVEKLKEGDILTNTFDEFARQSQPLHHALIVERDRYMAGRLRQVSKPGQRVLAVVGAGHLAGLARTLEGKDAGDTQSLETLAQLPPPGIWPKLIGYAVIALLVGGFVWAFSQGVDVGRDLVSFYVLATGGFAALGALLAGGHILSILAAFLSAPLTVLHPALAAGMFSAGAEVWIRKPRVADFEALRDDLKQWSGWWKNRVARTLLVFFLTNACTGIGVYLTGIEFFRRLT